DNA sequence from the Lagenorhynchus albirostris chromosome 5, mLagAlb1.1, whole genome shotgun sequence genome:
GAACAAGGAAGGGCATAACCCTGACTCTAAGAACAGTTCCTGGAAGTCACACTTGCTTACACACCTTTGGCCAACATTTTGTCACATGGCCATACTTAGCTGTaagagaggctgggaaatttttatttcaggtagTCTTTATTTTAGGTAGCCAGGTGTTGAGGTATCTGTTaccaaggaggaaagagaggatgGGTATGGGGTGACACCTAGCAGTTTCTGCCATGTATTCTCACATCTGGGGATTTGCACACGTCGTTTCTTCTGCCCaggccctcttccctctccctcctcgcTCCCTTGACTTGCCTAGTCTTATTTGTCCCTTAACATTCACTAGCCTCATGGCCATCCTCACTCTGGCACCCTGTGGCTGCCTGGGGGCTCCTTAGCACGCAGTACAACTGCACAATCTCTGGCCAGGGTGGGCCCACCACCAATAGTTCTTGTTTCAAAGATACACTGAGGAAATGAGATGATATTCTTCAGGCTCCCAGGACCTTCCTACGTCTGGGGGAAGGTGTGGGGACGGGGTAGCTGAATGACCTTAGAGGCTCTTGGCAAATTGCCATCCTTGGTTGTACAGACCACCCATCTTCCCATAGTCATTCTTCAGATACTGCAGGGACATTGATTAAGTCTCAGCCTCCTCGTGATGGTGAGTGATCGAGGTGGGGagggatttttttggaggggagccatgctgtgcggcttgcgaggatcttagttccccaaccagggactgaacctgggcccccaggcaGTGAgtgcgccgagtcctaaccactggaccgccagggaattcctggggaGGGATTATTGTTGTGATTCTTGCTTTCAATTCCAGTCAATTCTTGTTTTGATTTCTgccatttgttcattttacaCCTGGGCAACATCATCTCCCACCTGCTTTTTAAGGTGACTGACAGCAGATCACACAAAACAACTCTGTCCCTTAAGAGGGACACAGCTTCTTTCATTGCTAAGCCTTCGgggccccttctctctctttctcactcactCCTGTGCCGCATTTGATCCTCAAGACACCTCCCGTTCGAGACAGCAGGGCCGTGTTGCCTGCACTAGGCCTAGGGCGACTGTCTGACCTTCTCACGGTCATCAGACGAGTGGCAAAGCCGAGGCCTGAGCCAGGTCCCTCTGTAATGCGTCTAGTAGTTTTCGCCTTCTGCTGCCACACTTTTCGCATTTTGATAAGTACTTTAATTAACATTTCTGTGCataattttttcccaaatttcGCTTCTCTTAGGATAAATGCCAAAATGTAAAATTACTGAGTCAAAGGGTATACagtaaatactttatttttattttattttatttttcatctttattggagtgtaattgctttacaatggtgtgttagtttctgcttttttaaaaggcTGTTAATGGACTTTGCAAAACTGATCTGTCCCATGGAGTCTTATCACAGTCACATTTTGCCCAGGCCAGCCTGACAGCAGGGGAGCCTGGgagtgtggggaggagaggagcagTAGCTGGTTCCCCAGCACGGTGCACGTGATCACTGCCCCAGCCTGGTGAGATTCTCACATTTAAGCGTATGTTTCTGTATATGCCATGGTCCCTCCACACGAGCCGACTACTTCATTTGGTGCTCAACCACAGATACTGGCATCTGGTCCAGTGCTGCAGAAACCATGGCCTGTATTAGATTCTGAGATGTCCTGTGTCCGTCTCCATCATGCTTTGTAATAACTACGTGCTGAACTTTATAGGTGACTGAAGGGCTTTTCAGAGATCATTTTGGTTATATGAGATTCTGACTTTAAACCTCACCCCCCCCCGACTCCCATATAAGGTATGACTGCAGGGGACTATACCCAGAGCCATTTTCACTGTACCCTTGGCTCCAACAACCTCAAAAGTCTGAGTGGAACCCTTTCTACTCTATGGCTGATGAATTATGACAAAATGTCCTTTCAGGCCCACACAGTTCTGGCTGGCATCTTTGCCTTCTTCTTAAGTTAAGTGCTGCACCAAAACTCAGAAGCTTCATGGGGCTCTGGGGCCTCAGGTGGTACTTATAATGTGTCAGGTATTACTACAAGCCAACAGTCACATGTAAATGTCCAGGTGACagcttgtctgtttcttcctgcaGTTGGTCACCACAGAAGGGCGCTTCCTCAAAGACAGTTTGTACAATGAAGGAATCCTAATTGTATGGGACCCGTCTGTTTACCATTCAGATATCCCAAAGGTAAGTGGGTGTCcatgggaaattgggattgagtCACCTGTTTGTCTATAGATTTCCCTGAGGTCCTGGGTTTTAAAGTCACGGCTGACCTGGACCACACTGAGGGCTGGCTATTTCCATTTTAGGGCACCCCACTTCTGGACTAGCAGTTCAGAAGGATTCCTGTCCTGTACCAGTGCTCTCCATGCCCACCTTGCACTGCCATGTATTTGTCTCCCAATTATGGTCTGTACCAGGTGTAACAGTGGCTGGATTTCCCACCATCTGGGGTGGATTGTGTTCATGTAATACAATTATTATTCCTGACGGGCACCAGCAGGAATAGACAGTGGTTACTATCACTTCTATACGTAATATTACCACACTCTTCCCACACTTCCAATTTCCAGATGCTTCTCATTTCACTCTCGTAGCTACATAAAGAAGTAGATAGGCAGAAGCATGgttattcccattgtacagagGAGGAAAACAGAATATGTGTGCATGTCGGGGGTCACCTTCCCTGGGACTTGATTGCTAAGCAGAGGGCCCAGATCTGCAACATCAGCTTTtccagggaaggagaaagagtctCAGTCCTGCTGGAGTCTAGCTTCTCCAGAATGACCCTCTCACCGTTACACACGTCAGTTGGCCTCTCCCTGATACGGGCTGCAGTGGCCACGGGAGAATGGCTTtagggaggagggacagagagcACTGTTCTTGGGACACTTAATTCTTATGCTGGACACACCAATAGCTGATGGGCTCTGGTATCCCTGGCACTGTCCTCTCACTACCTCAGTTTCCAGTTTTGTGTTGATCTCACTTAGAACTGAAATTTGCCTGGGTCAGGTCAAGGACtgtgaatccacagatgtggcaAGCTGTGCCCCCGTTTTCACCCCTTTAAAAGAGAGGTGGGGTTAGATTGGGCCAAGAGGCCCTCTCGGCTCTGATATCCTTCCCAGATTCTAGGATCCTGAAGTCTGAAGCCGTTCCAGGGTCAACAAGCTCAAAGCTTGGTGAGCACAGTGCTGGCTCCCCCACTATCGAGTGAGAGCTTGAAGTCCGGAATTGTCTGTGCCTCAGGAGTCTGCCTtggtccttccccacctcccctcaaGTCCTCAGACGAGGATGACCCCCTGGGGGCAGCAGTGGCATTGGCACGTTGCTCTCCTTGAGAAgacctcttccttctttttcagtgGTACAAGAATCCCGACTACAGTTTCTTCGATAGCTTCAAGAGTTATCGTAAGCTTCATCCTGATCAGCCCTTTTACATCCTCAAGCCCCAGATGCCTTGGGAGCTGTGGGACGTCATTCAAGAAATCTCCCCCGAGCAGATTCAGCCAAACCCCCCCTCTTCTGGGATGCTCGGTGAGTCCATGTCTGGGGAAGGACCTCTTGTGCTTGATTCTAGAACAGATTAGCCTTCTACTGGGGTCTCATTCGTTCATTCGTTTGTTCGTTCACCACACAGTTGCTAGGTTTTGGCTGTGTTTGTACGCTGAGGCAAATTCCAGCTAAGACACAGAGGTCGATAAGATAGACTCCGCCTCCTTAATTTCAGGGTGTCCAGTGGGAGAGTTCAGTCAGGTGTCTGCGGCAACGTTCAGTTTGTGCCAGGAAAGAGTGACCAGCCCGTTGCCATAGGAGAGAGGACCCCCTTCCAGAGGGACAGTTTGAGAACTTGGCCCaggcctgggagaggggaggattTGGCAGGTGGAGATGGAGAAACGGGAAGCACAGACAAGAGGCGGCAAGAAAACGGGAGGAGCAGGGCTGAGACTCGGATGAGGCCAGCGAAGCACTTGCTTCGGGTGTCGATTGAAGGAGGTGCCAAGAAATTCAGAAACAAATGATATCTTAATacagtatcttttttaaaaaaatcacaattacTGCAAAATTTTATGAtagacaaaatatcaaaattttagatAAAGACAGGATCAATAATAATGTCATTATTGTCCTGGGCCATATTAAAATCTGTGGAAAAAGGAAgagtcaataatattttattcagaaTTTCAAAAATCTGTTCACCCTAGTGACCACCCTAGTCGTGGCCCTGAGAGAAGCCTGAGTGGTCAGGCTTAGCCGGGTTTGGGGGCCACGAATGGAGCTGTGGGTGCTGAcgtgggggtgggctggggtcaGAGTGCTGGGGGCCCTGCATGTTGGCTACAGACTTTCTTCTTGGACCTACTCCACACCTCTCCACCCTGATGGCCGtctgcccttccctccctttcactTTGAGTTCAGCTGGACCACGGGCACTTTCCACGAGCCTCCAGGGCTGCCTAcggctccccgccccccgcccacctCACGGTCCCGGCCCACCCATCTTCCCTACTGGACTGCAAAGTCCCTCAGGGCAGGGACTGCGTTTGCCTCATCCTTGTGGGTCTGGTGCAGGATAGCCCTGAGCTAAACGTTCCTTGAGCAAACGAACAAATAAGTGTTTACTATCAGAGGCATTTCCTGATAGAAAGAGATGGAAGCGCTTTCAGCATCCCATCGTCTTCATGCCTTTCTCTTCCACTTTTGGATGGGTGCATTAGGGGGCTCTCCCTGGACCCCTTTTGAGCAGAAGTAGATGGAGAGCTTCCTGGGACACTTTCTCATTGCCCTACTGCCTGCCTTTGCCCATGCTATTCCCGCCACCGCCAGGCTTTCCCCCTTGCCCAGCCCTCATGGCCAGAGCCCCTGCCAGGCCCCATAGCAGTGCTCCGGGAGGTGCACCAGGACCCTCTCTCATGGAGGGCTCCCTCCCATCATCTCTAGAAGCACTTCTGCTGTGCCTTCATCAGTTAGTTGCAGAGGTGTCTTTTCTCCCCCACTGAAccaggaggcagccagagggcagaggtggggctTTTCCCATGTCTGATTCTTCTAGAACAGAGTTGCTGCTAGCAGTTTACAGTTTTGCTGTTAGTGAGGACTGTTCATCATAAAGATTCCCTATATTTATGGTTGACAAAAGCAGTCTAGAGCCATGATGTTATTGCATCCTAACGATAGCCTATGTGGTAGGAAGCGTGGGTAAATCACCCCCTTGGGGcagatgaagaacctgaggcCCCAAGCAGATGAGCAAGCCAGGTGGGGACAAGCGTGGGTGGTGGCAGGCGTCTCCCACCTCTTGCTGGGTTTGCACCCTGAGTGTTCTGTACCCTCCCTGAGAGCACAACCTGGCCACACCCTCCCGGCTCTTGTCTCCCGCCTGACTGAGCAGAGCGCATCAGTACAGACCACGGCATGCTCCTGTGCCAACGGTCCCTCCTCCCACCTGAGGCACGAAGCCTTCCCTCCCCACGCTGTTCCTCCGGGTACTGATATAAGAAACGCCTCCCAAGTTACCATCTACAGAGCTGCTAGAAGGTAATATCTGCACGGAATGGTTCCGTCTCCTCAGTCACGTTGTCCTGTCTCTTCATTTATGGACAGTCATCAGTTCATTGACTGATGACGGAGCCCTCCAACCCATTAGTGTTTAGGGAGGACCTGCTGTGCACCAGGCCCTGACCTGGGTGCTGAGCAGGGCAGCACGAACCCTACGAAGGTGCATAGGGCCCTGCACCCAGAGGGACAGCCTGCTGGACTGGCTTCCCAGAACAGCTCAGACTGGGAGTCACACTCAGGAACTCCAGACAGACCCCTCCCCAGATGTGGGGGCGTAAGCTGCTGGGCTCCCTGGGCAGCACTCTGGGGAGCTGGGGTGGGCTGCCGGGCAGGACTCACCTCTGCTCGCCTCTGCAGGCATCATCATCATGATGACACTGTGCGACCAGGTGGACATTTACGAGTTTCTTCCATCCAAGCGCAAGACCGACGTGTGCTACTACTACCAGAAGTTCTTCGACAGCGCCTGCACGATGGGCGCCTACCACCCGCTCCTCTTCGAGAAGAACATGGTGAAGCACCTCAACCGGGGCACGGACGACGACATTTACCTGCTTGGAAAAGCCACGCTGCCTGGCTTCCGGAGCATTCGCTGCGGAGCGTAAGCTGCCCGGCCAGGCCCCCTCACCCTTCTCCATCGGGCATTTTACAGCTGGTCTCCTGGCCACCCTGGGCCCAGGAAGGCTGTTCCTGAATGATCACTGCCTGCAGTCCAGGCAGCAAGAACCTTCAGGAATCCAAGGGCAGGGACCCAGGCCCAGCCTGCCCTTTTGTCATGGGGGTGTGTGAATCGAGAGCTTCCCACCACACTCATGTACACACGCCTAGGATTCCTTCCAGTCAGagtcctctctgcccctcccctgcacAGGTAAATGCAGGATCCACCCTTCCCAGCAGGGCTGCCAAAGCTGGGCTGCTTTCCCCACTGGAATGGTGTTATTCTTGCAAACCAGTGCTCTGTCACGCTTGAAATCTACACCTAGACACTGATTTCATGTTTTAAACAAACTCTCCCATATTATGATTGTACCCATTACAAGGTGCCTCTGAGGGGCAAGTAAGTGTCACAAGGCATAGGAAACACAGTCAGTTCCTCCAGAACTACTAAGCTGCTCCTAAGGTCCACGCCCTGGGAGAGGCAGTGTTCCTATCAATCACTCCGCTGGTCTGGCGGCCCTTGGCCTTGGTGCTGGTGAGCAAAGGGTCTTGATGTACCCACAGCCCTCTCCATGTGTGAGGAGATGAGAGTACAGAAAAGAAGGTACCGTCTCCATCCTCAAGTTGCTTACAGCTCAGTGCGAGTGACTGAATGGATTCGGCGTGCTCAGTGCCCTGGGGGCTTGCCGCGTGGTGGGCTTGCTGTGCTGCCATCTTTGCACCAGCAGGGGCCACACACTTCCTGTGTCAGTGGGCCATAGAGGGCTTCATGGAGCTGGGGGCTGTGGAGTGGATTTTAGAAGAGGAAGAACATGTCAAGCAGATTCTGTCCGAGTCATCTGAGATGGGTTTTCCTTTCTGCCTTTATTACCCATATTTATCCGCTAAGATCTGCCTGAATTTACATGAGCTTCAAGTTAGTTTTTGAGGAAGCCCCTCCCTCATGTCTGAGGCAGCAAGTGCAGCCCCGTGACAGATGCCAGGCAAGCCAGATGCCAAAAGCCCTATCTCCCCAGGCTCGCCTGCTCTGAGCCTAGCCTACCCGCTGGGCGTGCACACCATATCCAGGTCTTCCTGTTGGATGCCTACCCCCACACCTCCTCCTGCAATCTTGTTTTTCCCTTTACTCTTCCTCCTCCAAAATTACTTTTAAGCATTTTCCACTTTAAAATACcctcacccattttttttttttttttttggacatacaCGGGCCTATTGTGAAAGGTCTCTCAGGGACTGGGAATGGGGTTTCCTAGGACTTAAAGTAGCTCTCAGAGGTCAGAACCCTGGAGATCATGACTGATTCTCACCAGGTGTATCAGATTGCTGtaccctccacccctccctgcaAGGGAGCAACATCAGAGTCTCCAGGCAGAGGCCTACCCACTGTGGTCTGTCTACTCACTCCCTGGACCATTGTGCTAAGTCCCCTCCCCCGATGGGGAGCCACACTGGACTGGACCAGGCTTCTGGACTCCCAAAGCTAGCCCTGTGTGCTCAAGGGCCTCGAATGTTTGAGCTCCAGACCAGCTGTTTTGGAGCTGGAATCCTCGTTCGCTGCCAAACCACTGGCTTGAGGAGGCAGTAGAAAGAGCTCTGGAGTGAGAAGCCCTGGGTTTTCAAAGTGATGTTCCCCTATTACTCGATATGCCACCATGGGCAAattctcctctctgagcctctgtttccacatctgtaaaatgggtgataAGCCTGCTTCACAGGTGCTGTGACGGTTACCTGGCATattgtaggtgctcagtacatGCTGCATTCCTCCCTTCCTTTACTAAGGACCTTCTCTGTGCTCACATCTGGGCAGGACCCTGCTTTGAAGGCCAGAGAGGGGGCCTTGTCCTGAGGGAAGTTAATGTCCTATTGGGAGACTACACCTACCCTGCTTAGAACACCCTGGAAACCATCCGAGGGAGTGGAGGGTGCAGAAcgtgcccctcctcctccctgcctgcaGCTTAGGCCTGATCTGCTCGGGGATGGGCAGAGCACTGGGGCCACTGGCTGCTGTGTAACATGAGTCTTTTCCATGTCTCTGGGCCCATGAATTCCTCACAATCTCTGAATCATGAGCACTGAGTGCAGAGGAAGGTGGCATTCCATCATCAGGAGAGAGATGTTGGTGTGGACACTAAGACTACACTGGGTAGATGCTAGCTTTTAGTTGTTGTTATTAAGGGATCAAGTTAATTTCACTCTGTGCTTTCTCTACATGGAAACTGGTAGAATGCAAATAAGATGTGGATATTATCATTAGTCTGATAAGATGTTTAATATTTGTGacaggtaatttaaaaattatgaccgAGTCCTTTAGGAAAGCCACTGTCTCTAAGgtgttctgttttcttcagtaGCCATCTGTTCATTCTATACCATGAGGTCCTGAAATCCTTCCATCAATCAGATAAGCTATTGATATTGGTTTGGAGTTGAGACGTCAGTCTCAGAAACTTCTGAATCATGACTAAGCTAATTCTGAATTACCCAAagattatgtaaaattttaaaataaatgtttttgaaaaagctTGTCCCTCTTTTCTTACTTGCTAAGGGAACAACTGCTCATTGTCAATTCTTGTCTCCAAAGAGGACACAACTGGAGTTCCAAACCCCCAAATCCTCCCCCACAAGCTCCTCTGGCCTCTTAGCCTCTCTTTTCAACACTCCAGGAAAAGGAATGCTTACTTACATGGCAGGACAGCATCTTTGAGATAGTGActggtttattttcttccttttgctcttgCTGGGATTCAAATGATGAAGTGTGGTTCATCCAGCACCTCAGGGAAGGGCTGCAGTAGGGCAGAAAGCAGAATGAAAAAAGGTTGGTTTCAAAAGCCTAAAACCCTTAAAGGAATGATGTCCCAAGGGAACAGCCAAATTGTTTAGGAGGCGCAGGAGTAAGGCGCAGGAGTAAGTGGAGAAAAGGAGGCGCAGGAGTAAGTGGAGAAAAGGAGGCGCAGGAGTAAGTGGAGGAGGCGCAGGAGTAAGTGGAGAAAAGAATCATTCCTCTTCCCCATGAACTGCCCTGCCCGCCTCCTGTTACGGGCTGAATATGTCCTCctagattcatatgttgaagtcttgacccctagtacctcagaatgtgaccttatttggaaatagacaattggttaagatgaggtcatactggagctGGGTGAgcccctaatccagtatgactggtgtgcTTACAAAAGGGGGAATTTAGAGGTAGACGTGCACACAGGGAGAacgccatgtgaagatgaaggcagagaagtCGGGGTGATGCTTCTCCAAGCCAAAGGTTGCCAGTGAACCACCAGAAACCAGAGGAGAGGCATGGAAGattttccctcacagccctcagaaagaaccaaccctgctgacaccttgatctcagacttccagtctccaggactgtgagaccaAAATTTTTACTGTTGAAATCACCCGGTTcgtggtgctttgttatggcagccctagcaaacaaataTTTCCCCACCCCTGCTTATAACTCCTTACCTACAACAGAGTCCCCTGGAGTGGGGCTGGAAAGAACACTGAGAGGAACCAGGCTGTCTCAGGACCTGGAGAGAGGGCCCTGTGCCGTGTCCCCAGCCAAAGCTCTAGGAAGGACCAGCAAATCCTTGGAGAGCAAGGCTTTCACGGGGCTCTAGTCCAGGCAGATTGGACCTTAGGCAGCCTTGAAGAGCTCCCATGCCTGGAGAGGCAAAGAAGCAGCTGAGTGATGAGATCATGAATGAGGGACCCCTGAGTAGTGTTGAGAGGTCAGATAACATGGAAGACTACTCCCCGACCCCTGCACGTAATGCCTTAGCATTGCAAGTTCCCTGGAACTCAGATGTAACGCCATCTCGACTGAGATTGGGTTTCTGCCTGAATCTCAGGAGAATGGGAGCTCAAAAGAggagtgaaagaaaaatagatttcaaTTAGTTTGGAAATTGAGATTTGTGCTTGCCAAATTTACAGTGGCCTTAAATCTCTATAAAGTCCTTTCAACTGGTGAGCTGGGCCTTGGGGTGGCACTAGGCTTCCCCGTTTGGGTCTTGGGGGAGCTTCTGCAACCTCCCCAGGCTGCCTTTCCCCTGGTTCCTACTTTGCTATCTGCTGGTTATTTTAAGGTGTGTATGTTaggggtgaaggaggaaaaatgagACCCTGGCTTCTCTTTTCCTCACCAGCTGcttaaggagaagaaagaaacaagtcacaaagagaaaggcCAATAGAGAGAGAGATTCGTACCTGCATCCTCCATGCCCACCCCACCCACAGATCCCCTTACTGACTGAAGCCCAACTCCAGGCTCTGTGTTCTTGCAGAACGCTTCACACCTTGGCAAGTGTGCGTTACCCACACCAGTAATGGCTCCAGTCATAAGCAGGAGGCAGAGAAGCGGTGCACTGGGCCTCTGGGACTGCCACCCCCACCCTATTCCCAGCTCCCTGTGTGGCTTTGGTTTCTACTTCGTCTGTGACTCTCACGGCAGCCTTCGAGGATGTTCTGTGATGTGATGGGGAGTGCATTATGGCCCCAGAGACACTTT
Encoded proteins:
- the ST6GAL1 gene encoding beta-galactoside alpha-2,6-sialyltransferase 1 isoform X2 is translated as MNSQLVTTEGRFLKDSLYNEGILIVWDPSVYHSDIPKWYKNPDYSFFDSFKSYRKLHPDQPFYILKPQMPWELWDVIQEISPEQIQPNPPSSGMLGIIIMMTLCDQVDIYEFLPSKRKTDVCYYYQKFFDSACTMGAYHPLLFEKNMVKHLNRGTDDDIYLLGKATLPGFRSIRCGA